Proteins encoded in a region of the Streptomyces sp. NBC_01471 genome:
- a CDS encoding AMP-binding protein, with amino-acid sequence MSLTARRHTLDDWFTASVAVHGDRAALETGDTVLTYTELSLLADHLAAALSSGRGGKPPRRVGLLAGRSVVAYAGYLAIQRIGATVVPLGPAYPAGRNAGIVRQASLDAVLSDGTAEQPGQLGVPALEMTDGELLRHLGSPAPETSVAGAGPDDLAYIMFTSGSTGVPQGVPIQQRNICAYLAHAVPHRGAGPGDRFSQTFELTFDPSILDMYTAWGSGATLVVPARAELLAPVRFVNRHALTHWNSVPSVISLAKRLRALGPGSMPTLRASMFCGEPLTLQQARAWQRAAPNSSLENAYGPTELTVTCTAYRLPEDPGHWPAPANGTVPIGTLSPGMEHRLFRSELCVRGPQRFPGYLDPDNNAGRFLEADGAPYDPAGALTDAHWYRTGDRVALLPPDEPAGSRDLPLVHIGRSDQQIQVHGYRVELGEVEAALRVQPGVSGAAAVPLATRAGTEIAAAYTGATDSENDLRVALHDRLPAYMVPAVLARLEALPLNANGKVDRAALGAALGAGPGAR; translated from the coding sequence TTGAGCCTGACCGCCCGACGGCACACCCTCGACGACTGGTTCACGGCATCGGTCGCGGTCCACGGCGACCGCGCCGCGCTGGAGACCGGCGACACCGTGCTGACCTACACCGAACTCTCCCTCCTCGCCGACCACTTGGCGGCAGCGCTCTCCAGCGGCCGGGGCGGGAAGCCGCCGCGCAGGGTGGGGCTGCTGGCAGGTCGCAGTGTCGTCGCCTACGCGGGGTACCTGGCCATCCAGCGCATCGGCGCCACCGTCGTGCCGCTCGGTCCCGCGTATCCCGCCGGGCGGAACGCCGGGATCGTGCGTCAGGCGTCGCTCGACGCGGTCCTCAGCGACGGGACCGCCGAACAGCCCGGCCAACTGGGTGTGCCCGCACTTGAGATGACGGACGGCGAGCTGCTGCGCCACCTCGGCTCCCCCGCCCCGGAGACGTCCGTCGCCGGGGCGGGCCCCGATGACCTGGCGTACATCATGTTCACCTCCGGATCCACCGGGGTCCCCCAGGGCGTCCCCATCCAGCAGCGGAACATCTGTGCCTACCTCGCCCACGCCGTACCGCACCGCGGAGCCGGCCCCGGCGACCGCTTCTCGCAGACCTTCGAGCTGACCTTCGACCCCTCCATCCTCGACATGTACACCGCGTGGGGCAGCGGCGCCACGCTGGTCGTACCGGCCCGTGCCGAGCTGCTGGCACCGGTCCGCTTCGTCAACCGGCACGCCCTCACCCACTGGAACTCCGTGCCGTCGGTCATCTCGCTGGCGAAACGGCTGCGCGCGCTCGGCCCCGGAAGCATGCCGACGCTGCGGGCCAGCATGTTCTGCGGGGAGCCGCTGACACTCCAGCAGGCGCGGGCCTGGCAGCGGGCCGCGCCGAACAGTTCCCTGGAGAACGCCTACGGTCCGACCGAACTCACCGTCACCTGCACCGCGTACCGGCTGCCCGAGGACCCGGGGCACTGGCCGGCCCCCGCCAACGGCACGGTGCCGATAGGGACCCTCAGCCCCGGGATGGAACACCGCCTGTTCAGGAGCGAGCTGTGCGTCCGCGGTCCGCAGCGCTTCCCGGGCTATCTCGACCCGGACAACAACGCCGGCCGGTTCCTCGAAGCCGACGGGGCCCCGTACGATCCGGCCGGCGCACTCACCGACGCGCACTGGTACCGCACCGGCGACCGCGTCGCCCTGCTGCCGCCCGACGAACCCGCCGGGTCACGTGACCTGCCGCTGGTGCACATCGGGCGGAGCGACCAGCAGATACAGGTGCACGGGTACCGGGTCGAACTGGGCGAGGTCGAAGCGGCGCTGCGCGTACAGCCGGGAGTCAGCGGCGCGGCCGCCGTCCCGCTGGCCACCCGGGCGGGCACCGAGATCGCCGCCGCCTACACGGGGGCCACCGACAGTGAGAACGATCTCCGCGTGGCGCTCCACGACCGCCTCCCCGCCTATATGGTGCCCGCCGTACTGGCCCGGCTGGAGGCCCTGCCGCTGAACGCGAACGGCAAGGTCGACCGTGCGGCGCTCGGCGCGGCCCTGGGCGCGGGGCCGGGGGCGCGGTGA